A stretch of Henckelia pumila isolate YLH828 chromosome 4, ASM3356847v2, whole genome shotgun sequence DNA encodes these proteins:
- the LOC140866830 gene encoding uncharacterized protein, whose amino-acid sequence MPANQIQRFPSTVAFAAAVRGAQGRDKPDIVRSRDFIQHHLRNSASGVLIQDLYSDCNAFYVEMRRGCLEIRKLDWGLEEVIWTSCNGLVLVPDSKFINNLCLINPLTKQQIILPPYFDRIEDHSCFVLVFAEASMEYKVVHVRRKNLGSMARIAVLTVVVDKVWRCIDVPLILPTGVPLFYSEMATGCHVHWLSQNFILTFNAETEAVCWFPVQRKRPKLFGTYLAMGSNLSFVARTDVFTMDVWELNLEMGEWIMMIRLDLKPVRHLFEDLFCEVKEMIPCCWLEAREVLFFSTFYHRRHCITYNIKTREIQSIEICTKASVRYFDAHVFSLVGLGGEF is encoded by the exons ATGCCAGCAAACCAAATACAGCG ATTTCCATCGACCGTAGCATTTGCTGCTGCTGTAAGAGGTGCGCAAGGAAGAGACAAACCAGACATCGTCCGTTCCCGAGATTTCATCCAGCACCATCTTCGGAATTCAGCCAGTGGAGTTCTAATCCAGGACTTGTACTCGGATTGCAATGCCTTTTATGTGGAAATGCGAAGAGGATGCCTCGAGATACGTAAGCTTGACTGGGGGTTGGAGGAGGTAATATGGACTAGCTGCAATGGTTTAGTGTTGGTCCCTGATTCCAAATTCATCAATAATTTATGTCTTATTAATCCCTTGACAAAGCAACAGATCATTCTTCCTCCATATTTTGATAGAATCGAAGATCATTCATGTTTCGTTTTGGTATTTGCCGAGGCTTCCATGGAGTATAAAGTGGTACACGTGCGTCGTAAAAATTTGGGTTCGATGGCACGAATTGCTGTGCTAACTGTTGTAGTTGATAAAGTTTGGAGGTGTATTGACGTACCCCTGATTCTCCCTACTGGGGTACCTTTGTTTTATTCGGAGATGGCTACTGGATGCCATGTACATTGGTTAagccaaaattttattttgacatTCAATGCTGAAACTGAAGCTGTTTGCTGGTTCCCTGTTCAGCGAAAAAGACCAAAACTATTTGGAACATATCTAGCAATGGGCAGTAATTTATCATTTGTTGCTCGGACCGATGTGTTTACTATGGATGTTTGGGAACTGAATCTAGAAATGGGAGAATGGATCATGATGATTAGGCTTGATTTGAAACCCGTGAGACACTTATTTGAAGACTTGTTTTGTGAAGTGAAAGAAATGATTCCCTGTTGTTGGTTAGAAGCTAGGGAGGTGTTGTTCTTCAGTACATTTTACCATCGTAGGCATTGCATAACTTATAACATCAAAACAAGAGAAATCCAGTCGATCGAGATTTGCACCAAAGCAAGTGTACGCTATTTTGATGCTCATGTGTTCAGTCTGGTTGGTTTAGGAGGTGAATTTTGA